Below is a genomic region from Kribbella qitaiheensis.
GATCCCGCGGCGCCGACGCTGGCGACCTTTGCTGCGATGGGGGTTCGCAACTTTGACGCCAAGGGTGCCTATGAGTCTCTCCTCAAGCAAGCGACCGTGCAGAATCCTCAAGCCGAGAACGACAGTGGTTGCCCTGGGCAATGTACTGGGCAGCGGCCGGCACTGAACACCTACCTGGCCAAGCATTATGCGCCGCAGGACGCCTGCCATTGCTGGGGTGGAGCGGCGGAGACGCTGGAGAACTCGCTCGCGGACTTCTCTCTCGGGCAGTGGGCGACGAGGCTCGGGCGACCTGAGGCTGCGGCCCTGGCGGATCGCGGGACCTGGTGGAAGAACACCTTCAACCCCGCCGTCGGGTACCAGCAGGCGCGGAAGGCGAATGGCACTTGGCAGCCCGGGTTCACCCCGTCGACCGATGTCGGGTTCGCCCAGGGCTCGAGCGCGACGTACACCTGGATGGTGCCGCAGGACGTGTCCGGGCTCGCTACGACGATGGGGCCTGACGTAGTACAGAGGCTGGACGGGTTCTTCCATGACGCGGCGGGAAACTGGGCCGTCAAGGGCGGGAGCGCGCTCCGGTACGACCCGACGAACGAGCCCGGGTTGCACACGCCGTGGCTTTACAACGGGCTCGGGGTTGCGTGGAAGACGCAGGCGACGACTCGCGAGATCGTCGACACGGTCTATGGGACCGGGCCTAGCGGGCTGCCGGGCAACGATGATCTCGGGACGTTGTCCGCTTGGTATGTGTTCGCCGCGATCGGGTTGTTCCCGCAGACGCCGGGGCGGGCCGAGTTGCTCGTCGGGAGTCCGCTGTTCCCGAAGGTGGAGCTGCGCCGGAGCAACGGCGTACGACTGACTGTCGAGGCTCCGGCGACGTCCGATGCCGACCAGTACGTGCAATCACTGACCCTGAACGGCAAAACGCGGGCCGAGTCCTGGCTGCCGGAGTCGTTCGTGCTGAAAGGAGGCCGCATCAGCGTCGGGCTCGGAGCGACCCCGACCAACTGGGGCACCCCTCCCACCGACCACTGAAGACGCTGACGTCCGAAGAAGTGGAGTACACGTCCCTCCGCTTCTTCGGACGTAACCAGCGTCCGAAGGGGTGAGGGGCAGGACCCTCGGTTCTTCGGACGCAACGCGTTACTTGGAGCCCGCCGCCCGGCGGAACTCGTCGTTGGGGGTTTGCAGGCTGCCGAGGCTGGTGACCTCGCGGCGGAAGAACAGCGCGAGGGTCCAGTCGAGGATGACGCGGGCCTTGCGGTTCAAGGTGGGGACGCGGGAGACGTGGTACGTCCGGTGCAGGAACCAGGCCGGCCAGCCCTTCACCTTCACGCCGTACAGCTGCGCCACGCCCTTGTGCAGGCCGAGGCTCGCCACTGAGCCGACATACTTGTGCTCGTAGTCCTGCGGCGCCTGCCCGTCGACCACCCGGAGGATGTTCGAGGCGAGGCGACGCGCCTGGCGGACCGCGTGCTGGGCGTTCGGAGCGCAGAACGCGCCGGTGTCGGAGGTGAGGTCGGGGACGGCCGCGTTGTCACCGGCGGACCAGGCGTCGTCGAGACCCTCGATCCGCAGGTTCGCGAGGCACTTGATCCGGCCCTTGTCGTCGCGCGGGAAGTCCGTGTTCGCGAGCGCCGGGTTCGCCTTCACGCCGGCGGTCCAGACGATCGTGTCGGCATCGAACTCTTCACCGTCGTCGAGGACCACGTGGCCCTTCTCGCAGGACTCCAGCCGGGTCTCCAGCTTGATGTCCATGTTGCGCTTGCGCAGCTGCTCGACGGTGTACCTGCCGAGGTCCTCACCGACCTCCGGGAGGATCCGCCCGGTCGCCTCGACCAGCACCCAGCGCATGTCCTCGGGCTCGATGTTGTCGTAGTACCGGGTGGCGTAGCGGGCCATGTCCTCGAGCTCCGCGAACGCCTCGACGCCTGCGTATCCACCACCGATGAAGACGAAGGTCAGCGCGGCCTTGCGCAGCGCCGGGTCGGGCTGGGACGACGCGACGTCGAGCCGGTCGAGCACCTTGTTCCGCAGGGCGATGGCCTCCTCGACGTTCTTGAAGCCGATGGCCTCCTCGGCCAGACCCGGGATCGGCAGCGTCCGGGCGACGGAGCCGAGCGCGACCACGATCTGGTCGTACGCGAGCTCGTAGTCCGGGCCCTCCTCCGGCATCACCTTCGCGACCTTGTGCGCGTGGTCGATGCCGGTGACCCGGCCGGTGACGACGCGGCAGCCCTTGAGTGTCTTGCGAAGGGGCACCACGACGTGCCGCGGCTCGACCGAACCGGCCGCCGCCTCGGGCAGGAACGGCTGGTAGGTCATCACAGATCTCGGGTCGACGACCGTGACTCTGATCCTGCCCCGCCTGGCGGCCTTGCGCAGGCCGTACGCGGTGTACATCCCGACGTAACCGCCCCCGACTACGAGGATGTGCGGTACCTGGGCTGTCATCCGGCTCACTCTCCCTGAGTGGTGTTCCAACTTCATGTCTACTTCAGGATAACGCGCTCGTGAAAACTTTCACAAGGGCTCTTCCGGGTGATCTCACACACCGGAATTCCCCCGTCCGAGGGAGGCCATCACTGCCCTATCGTGCGGCCTACCCGCGCGCAGAACCAGCCAACCCACTACCCGGTACACAACCGCAAACCCCTGTACTGCGAACAGCCCCAACGCAGCTCCTGCGTCGCCGCTCCCACCTACCCGGGACGCCGCTCCTCCGTCGCGGCTAGACAACTGCGAGGCGGCTTCCGAAGCGGCCCTCATCAGGTGGCGCTGCGACTGATGACGCTACGGTCGACTTGCAGCCCGTGCGGAAGGCCGCCCATCCGCTGGCCCCGCGATCACCGCGTGGCCCCCGAGACCAGCCGTGCCAGCAGAGGCAACTGGGTCCGGGGCAGCTCGTGCTACGCCGCCCCGGAATCGACGCTGCCGCTGTACCGGAGGGGTGTCAGCCCCAAATTCCGTTGCAGAGTGCATCGACGACAGCGATGCGGCGCTGACCATCCGAAGTCCAACGCGGCAGCGTCTCATGCCCTATCTCGCTGACCAACTTATGCCTGACGGAGGTCGGCCAACGCACCGCCAGTTCGCGAACGCGTTCCGGTCCAATCTCGGCAGCGAGGTCCCGGCCGAGAAGAGCTGCCGATGCCAGCAGACGATCCGCGCTCGTCGCGAGGAGGATCGCGACTCCCTCCGCCGTCTCGTAGAGGCGAGTCTCGATCGCCTTCGACTCCAAGTACCAATAGACAACTGCCGCGATGTCCGATCCGTCACGGAACTCGTAGTCCACAGATCTGTTCACCCACGCCGACAACTTGAGAGCGCAGTACCCAGCAGCGGAGGGGATACGAATTTGCAGATCCTCCGCCAGCGGGAGTTTCAGGGCACGTGCGAAGACCTCGCTGAAGCCGAAGACATCCATGTCTTCCGCGCGTCGTGCCGGCATCACCGTGCCCACCGGATCCTCAACACCGCCAAAGGGCATGAGGTCGACGGGGATCGAACCAACGAGATAACGGATGCCGGTTGAACCAGTTGGTTTCAGCTGCTGCGTCAGTCGCTCGAACGGCGCCCAGGCCGGAAGTGCGATCGCGACATCGACGTCAGTGGTACCGCGCAGAGGAAAGTCATGCCCATACGCTGCGTGAAGGATGTCGCGACATGACGCTCCGACAACCATGATGTCGTCGGGGTCGATGTTGCTCAGCAGATGGAGCTCCTCGATCACCTGCTTGACTAGTGTGAACTGTCCGACATCACTTTTCTCGAAGCGCAGCACTGTCTTGTCTCAGTTCATGAGCGGCCGCTCTCTGGCGCGGTTCTCCGCTCGCCATCAGATCGGCGTAGATGAGCGTCCACGGCACCTTCGACCGACGGACAGACGGTCCGTCTGGCGCGAAGGATTCTTGCCAGAATTTTCGTCTGACCATGATGTTCGGTGGACCATCGGATCGCCAGTGATTGACGATCGGCAGCATCGGATCCAGCTCGTCCACGTAGATCGTCAACGAAGTCGGCCGAACGGCGTGAGCGACAGCAACCTCGCCACTGACGAGGATCGGCTGATCAGGCCGCGCAGGTTGGACTCCTTCGATCTCACCGGCGAACTCGGCCAGCCTGAGTGTGGGCGCAAGCCCGGACGGATACGAGGCGACCCAGTGGTCGAGAAGAGCATCGCTGTCGCGGAGTTCACGACTGGATCCGATACTCAAATAGCCGTTTTGTTCAAGAAGCACGAGGGCTTCATGCGCAAGGCCTGGCGACACCCCGGCGACCGCAGCAAGCTTCCGGATGCTCGCATTGACCAGGTCCGGCCAGGTGATGACGGCGAAAACCACCCGAGCCCGCCGAGAGCTGAACAAATTTGCGGATCTTCCGGACCGGCCGTGCTTGGACCTGGCGATCTGCGGTCTGCGCCCCCTGATGTCGACCAGAACGGTTCCGAACGCGAGGTAGGCGTTACCGGCTGCGTCCAGGTACTGAATGCCGGCTTTCCGAAAAGCAGCGGCGCTCCGTTCGGAGATTCGCTCTCCAAGCACCAGAAGTGGGCGGTCTTCCTTCCCTCGAGCGAGCTGACCGGCATCGGTGAAGGACATTACCGGTTGATAGGTCAGCCAATAGGGGCTCCGCTCCGCGCTCCGCCGAACCTCAACGGGCTGAGGCTGGCCGGAATCAGGGAGTTCCCCCAGAGGCGGACCATCGATCTGGATCCCGGTAGCAGTCAACTGCTGTTCGATGAGCCGAACGACATCGCGATCCACCTCATGCCTCCTGTTCAGGATTTCACTCCGTTCAATATAACTGAACAGAGTGAAAAATTGAACATCAGTTACCGTGGCGCTTTCGTCGAGTGAGCGACGGAAGGCCGGCCGTGAGTCCATTGGGCTAGTGGCAGGTGGGGCACGCGGGGAGGATGGGTTGAGCTAGCGCGGGGGTGCGGAGGGAGACGGGTGGTGGTCGGGTTGCAGGAGCGGGTTCAGCAGGTTCTTGAGGAGCTGGTCGAGGCGGGTGAAAGAGGGCTGCAGGTTGCCGTGTATTTGAACGGTGAGCTGATCGTCGACGCCGTCGCCGGTCTGGCCGATTCCGCGACGGGGCGACCGATGGCGCCGGATACGCCGGTCTTCAGCTTCTCGACCGGCAAAGGCATGGCAGCCACCATCGCCCATCTGCTCGTCAAGGATGGTGTCCTCGGATACGACACACCAGTCGTGGACGTCTGGCCGGAGTACGGCGAGGCCGGCAAGGAGAGCACGACTGTTCGGCATGTGTTGACTCATACGACCGGTCTTCCGGCCATGCCGGCGGAGACAGGGCCGGGCGTTCTTTCGGACTGGCCGCGGATCTGTGCCGGGCTTGCGGCTGCCGAACCGCTCTGGGAACCGGGAACTCGGACCGGCTATCACTCCTACACCTTCGGCTATCTCATCGGTGAGATCGCGCGGCGAGTGACCGGTACGCCGATGCGCCGGTTGCTGCACGATCGAGTCGCTACGCCGCTCGGCATGAGGGGAGAGCTCTTCTTCGGCGTACCCGAGGCAGACCTGACCCGGATCGCGCGACTCGAGGACACTCAGCCGGAGCCGACCAGTGCGCTGGACTCAGACTCGGTCCTGGCGGGCTGGGAGCGGCAGCCGACTGCCGCGATGGGCAACGATTCGACGCTACTGCGAGCCGACATCCCTTCGGTGGGAACCTTCACCGCACGAGGAATCGCCGCAATGTACTCCGCACTCATCGATGGCCGGCTCGTCGACGAGGAGCAGTTACGCGAGTTGTCCGCGACGGCGTTCGAGGGCACCGATCAGGTGTTTGGCAATCCCGCTCGGCTGGCTCTGGGGTATCCACTCGGCAGATTGAGTGCCGAGCCGTTCGAATCGTCGGCCGCGTTCGGCTGGCCGGGCGGTGGTGGCAGCTACGCGTACGCCGACCCGACCTCCGGAGTCGCCTTCGGCCTCACCAAGACCCGACTCGCCCCAACCTTCACCACCGCACAACGCCTCGCCGATCTCGTGACTGCCGAAGTCACCGGGTGAACCGCTAGTCGATCGGCCCCCGTCGGCGCGCATGCTCACAGACCGCCGAGGGTGCGGGCTCGGGTCATCACGGCGTCGAGCATGGGTTCGGTCAGTTTGCCGGTGAAGGTGTTTTGCTGACTGGGGTGGAAGCAACCGAGGACCACCACCTCGCCGTACGGGCCTGGGATCGAGTACTCGACGGCGTGGCCGAACTTCGGGCGTGGGCGCGGGACCTCGCCGCCGACCGCCTGCAGAGCGTTCAGCAGTACGTCGAAGCCGAACTTGCCGAGGCAGACGATCGCCCGCGTCGACGGCAGGACGAGCTCCAGCTCCGCATGGAACCAAGGAGAACAGTTGTCGCGCTCCTCCGGCGTCGGCTTGTTGGCGGGAGGCGCGCACCGCACCGCCGCCATCATCCGAGCGCCGAGCAACTGCAACCCATCCCCCGCATGCTCGCTGGTCGGCTGCGACGCAAGCCCAACCCGGTAAAGCGATGCGAACAACCAATCGCCCGAACGGTCACCGGTGAACACCCGGCCCGTCCGGTTGCCGCCGTTCGCGGCGGGTGCCAGCCCGGCGATCAGAACCCGAGGCGCCGGTGAGCCCCAGCCCGCGATCGGCCGGCCCCAGTACGGCTGGCCGGCGAAGGACTTTCGCTTGCTCAAGGCAATGTCTTCCCGCCACTCCACCAACCGGGGACAAGCGCGGCAGACGGACACCCTGGCGTCGAGTTCAGCCAGGTCGTCCGTCTGCGCGAGCGTCAGCACCTCAGCGGGATCGCCGGCGACCGGCGTACCGCGGCCTGCCGGGTCCTCAGGCCACCCTGTCCCCGGCGGCACCGGGCTCTCGAACAACTCCCCTGTCAGCGGGTGCGGCAGCTTCATCCCCTCAGACTAGGCAAAGGGTCAGCTGACGAGCTCCTCCAGGAGTGGGTCCGGTGCGGCGTACTTGGTACGGCGAGCGGCAGGGATGGCCAGGGCCAGCAGAACCGCGACCGCGGAGAAGCCGGCCAGGAGAAGGAAGGTGTCGGTGAAGCCGGACTCGGCAGGGAGACCGGAGGGTTGGAGATGGCTGGTGATGATCGAACTGGCCACGGCCGTGCCGATCGATCCGCCGATGGTGCGGATGTTGGCGTTCATGCCGGTGGCTGCGCCGGTCTGCTCGCGGGGCACGTTCTGAACGATCAGACTGGTCATCGACGCGTACGCCATGCCGAGCCCGATACCGAAGACCGCCGTCGAGATCGCGACCTGCCACGGCTCGTCGTGGAACTCCGC
It encodes:
- a CDS encoding NAD(P)/FAD-dependent oxidoreductase yields the protein MTAQVPHILVVGGGYVGMYTAYGLRKAARRGRIRVTVVDPRSVMTYQPFLPEAAAGSVEPRHVVVPLRKTLKGCRVVTGRVTGIDHAHKVAKVMPEEGPDYELAYDQIVVALGSVARTLPIPGLAEEAIGFKNVEEAIALRNKVLDRLDVASSQPDPALRKAALTFVFIGGGYAGVEAFAELEDMARYATRYYDNIEPEDMRWVLVEATGRILPEVGEDLGRYTVEQLRKRNMDIKLETRLESCEKGHVVLDDGEEFDADTIVWTAGVKANPALANTDFPRDDKGRIKCLANLRIEGLDDAWSAGDNAAVPDLTSDTGAFCAPNAQHAVRQARRLASNILRVVDGQAPQDYEHKYVGSVASLGLHKGVAQLYGVKVKGWPAWFLHRTYHVSRVPTLNRKARVILDWTLALFFRREVTSLGSLQTPNDEFRRAAGSK
- a CDS encoding type IV toxin-antitoxin system AbiEi family antitoxin, whose translation is MDRDVVRLIEQQLTATGIQIDGPPLGELPDSGQPQPVEVRRSAERSPYWLTYQPVMSFTDAGQLARGKEDRPLLVLGERISERSAAAFRKAGIQYLDAAGNAYLAFGTVLVDIRGRRPQIARSKHGRSGRSANLFSSRRARVVFAVITWPDLVNASIRKLAAVAGVSPGLAHEALVLLEQNGYLSIGSSRELRDSDALLDHWVASYPSGLAPTLRLAEFAGEIEGVQPARPDQPILVSGEVAVAHAVRPTSLTIYVDELDPMLPIVNHWRSDGPPNIMVRRKFWQESFAPDGPSVRRSKVPWTLIYADLMASGEPRQRAAAHELRQDSAALREK
- a CDS encoding serine hydrolase domain-containing protein yields the protein MVGLQERVQQVLEELVEAGERGLQVAVYLNGELIVDAVAGLADSATGRPMAPDTPVFSFSTGKGMAATIAHLLVKDGVLGYDTPVVDVWPEYGEAGKESTTVRHVLTHTTGLPAMPAETGPGVLSDWPRICAGLAAAEPLWEPGTRTGYHSYTFGYLIGEIARRVTGTPMRRLLHDRVATPLGMRGELFFGVPEADLTRIARLEDTQPEPTSALDSDSVLAGWERQPTAAMGNDSTLLRADIPSVGTFTARGIAAMYSALIDGRLVDEEQLRELSATAFEGTDQVFGNPARLALGYPLGRLSAEPFESSAAFGWPGGGGSYAYADPTSGVAFGLTKTRLAPTFTTAQRLADLVTAEVTG
- a CDS encoding uracil-DNA glycosylase, which gives rise to MKLPHPLTGELFESPVPPGTGWPEDPAGRGTPVAGDPAEVLTLAQTDDLAELDARVSVCRACPRLVEWREDIALSKRKSFAGQPYWGRPIAGWGSPAPRVLIAGLAPAANGGNRTGRVFTGDRSGDWLFASLYRVGLASQPTSEHAGDGLQLLGARMMAAVRCAPPANKPTPEERDNCSPWFHAELELVLPSTRAIVCLGKFGFDVLLNALQAVGGEVPRPRPKFGHAVEYSIPGPYGEVVVLGCFHPSQQNTFTGKLTEPMLDAVMTRARTLGGL